In the bacterium SCSIO 12741 genome, GATGAGGCCCAGGAACTCAAAGCACTAAACCTATCGGCATTCACCGGTCAAACCGGGAAGGATTTAATCATCTATAGTCCTTTGCGAATTGGCCAAACACCTGCTGATTCATTGAAGTTGGCCTTACGCAAAGAGGGCGTAACCGTATTTGATAAAAGTGACTTTGCCAACGGAATCATTCTCGCCCTGAAAGAAGATTTTTCATCGCTCATCGGCCTGTCCTTGATTTCGGTCTTCCTTATTCTTCTGATCTTTTTCAGGCATTCCTTGTTGGCCCTCATCACCCTATTACCCGTGGCTATTAGTTGGGTATGGGTTACCGGCTTAATGGTATGGTTGGATGTTCCATTCAACATTTTCAACATCATCGTATCCAGTTTGATTTTCGGGCTGGGGATCGACTATGCCATATTCATCACTTCAGGCGTCCTGCATGAGCTCAAGACGGGAGAACAAAAAGTATCGGTTTACAAAACTTCTATTCTGCTATCCGGACTTACCACACTGGCCGGAATTGGAGTATTGATCTTTGCCAAACATCCGGCCCTTCACTCCATGGCCCTCATTTCCCTGCTTGGAATATCAGTGGCCATTTGGATCTCATTTACGCTTCAGTACTTCCTGCTTGACCTACTCATATTAAAGCGAAAGAAAAAAGGCGTGGAGCCCTTTACCACGGTCAATATCTTTTGGACCCTGTTTACCTTTTTCTACTTTCTGGTTGGTTCAGTAATTATTACCGTACTCAGTGCCATCGCTTTAATCATTCCGGTAAAACCGGTTACCCGTCAACGCTTTTTGGCCTGGAGCATCAGCCGGTACATGTTGTCTTTGATTGCCGTTTCCCGAAACGTTAAACGCTCCCTTGATTTGCCTAAACAAAACCCAAGTGGAAAACCGGTAGTCTACTTTGCCAATCACGAATCCTTTTTGGATATTCTACTGATTTTGGCTCTAAATCCCAAGAACATTCTACTCACGAACGACTGGGTGTACAAGTCACCTGTATTTGGATTTATCGTCCAGCGGGCGGGTTTTTTCCAGGTTTCTGAAGGCTACGAAAAGAGTATTCCTCACCTGAGTCAAAAGGTGAAAGAAGGATTTAATATCTGTGTTTTCCCGGAAGGTACACGCTCCGTCTTTCCCAAAATCCAACGCTTTCACCGCGGAGCCTTCTTTATCGCCGAAGAGTTGAAGCTGGACATGGTTCCCATCCTCTTGCACGGTTTTGGAGATGCGATGACCAAAAGCGATGATTTCATTTTGAAAAATGGCTCAGTTACCACTCGTTACCTGGAACCCATTCGCTACGAAGATCGAAGTTGGGGTGACAACTACCGAGAACGAGCCAAATCGGTTCGGAAAGATTTTATGGCTCAATTCCTGGCCATGCGTTTTGAGTTAGAAACGGTTCATTATCACCGTCATCGTTTGTTTAAGCATTACCTCTACAAGGGTCTCGATTTGGAAAAACGAGCCAAAGGGGTCATTCGAAGCAATCAAGCGAGCCGAGAAACCATCAACCGGCAACTTCCACTTAAAGGGCGCATTCTGGTAGTAGGAGAAACTCTGGGGCTCGGAACTTTCTATTATTCCTGGTTTTCTGAAAAACGTGAATTCACCAGCTGGGTAAAACAGGAAGCTGATTTGTATCTCCCGGAGCAAAGTTTTACGACTTTGAAAAATGACAAAATCCAATTTCAGGCATTTCCTGATGGATCAGAAGATCACTCTTTTGACGCCCTGGTGATTGATCAAACCGATGGTTCCTTGCCGTCGGATCAATGGGACAAGCTACAGAGTTGGTTGAAGTCGGGCAAGCTACAGGCGAATCAAATTTTTACGCTTAATTTGGCGGAGGAATGGCGGAACGAGTCCAACAACTGGCCGATCCGACCCGAACATTTCTGATCATTTGGATTACGATGCGATCATAATTGGCAGTGGCCTGGGCGGGCTGCTATGTGCTTCTACTTTTTGCGACGAAGGACTTTCAGTGCTGGTGCTGGAAAAGAACAACCAGCTTGGAGGAAACCTTCAAATCTTTAAGCGAGATGGAGTGACCTTCGATACGGGCGTGCACTATTTAGGCGGACTCGGAGAAGGACAAAACCTCCATCGTTTGTTTGAATACCACGGTATTCTGTCTGATTTGAAATTGGACCCTATGGATCCCGAAGGATTTGACATCATTTCCTTCGACGACGATCCCCAAGACTACAAATGGGCTCAAGGTTATGAACGATTTATTGAAACCCTTTCGAGCCAATTTCCAGGAGAACAAGAAGCCATTAAAAAATACTGCGCCAAGATTCAGGAGTTTTGTCTGCGCTTTCCGCTGTACAACCTCAAGGAAGGTGAACTCTCTATGGAAGGAGACCTGCTATCTCTAAATGCCCAGGATTTCATCGATTCACTCACCTCCAATCCTACTCTTCGGGCGGTATTGGCAGGAAATAACTTACTCTACGCCGGCAATCCGAAAAAGACCCCATTTTATGTACATGCCTTGGTCTGCAACTCCTACATTCTAAGCGCATATCG is a window encoding:
- a CDS encoding MMPL family transporter, which encodes MDKRLQPDSIQSFVRGGYDLILSPAGMVAGKFFMNDPVGMNSLGLNKLNQLRLDDRIELYNNYYVSKDQRHLLMWLIPENEPNETTENARLLDLLSEDLKSLSTDQVKAEYYGTTAVAVGNARRIKKDIQSTVGIAVIILLVFLTFYFRKPTTFILLFLPVILGAGFALATLYLVKGTISAISLGIGSLILGITIDFSLHFLNHMREENEVESVLRSTARPILTSCLTTASAFMCLALVGSDALTDLGLFASISVIVAALATLLVLSNLVKSKKGDSTRKSAPKKGFMQTLSQYPLHKKPWAILASLAITAVLLFFFSEVRFDGDLSKMNYQSEALEEAATRLNSINGQQEKTIYLVARSSDQNEVFAENQRILQVVQNLQKDYPEIHAASLAPIVLSKEEQERKLALWNNFWTNERIDGLRQMLIEAGTPYKFKETAFKRFYKRLEKDYEPLSFDEAQELKALNLSAFTGQTGKDLIIYSPLRIGQTPADSLKLALRKEGVTVFDKSDFANGIILALKEDFSSLIGLSLISVFLILLIFFRHSLLALITLLPVAISWVWVTGLMVWLDVPFNIFNIIVSSLIFGLGIDYAIFITSGVLHELKTGEQKVSVYKTSILLSGLTTLAGIGVLIFAKHPALHSMALISLLGISVAIWISFTLQYFLLDLLILKRKKKGVEPFTTVNIFWTLFTFFYFLVGSVIITVLSAIALIIPVKPVTRQRFLAWSISRYMLSLIAVSRNVKRSLDLPKQNPSGKPVVYFANHESFLDILLILALNPKNILLTNDWVYKSPVFGFIVQRAGFFQVSEGYEKSIPHLSQKVKEGFNICVFPEGTRSVFPKIQRFHRGAFFIAEELKLDMVPILLHGFGDAMTKSDDFILKNGSVTTRYLEPIRYEDRSWGDNYRERAKSVRKDFMAQFLAMRFELETVHYHRHRLFKHYLYKGLDLEKRAKGVIRSNQASRETINRQLPLKGRILVVGETLGLGTFYYSWFSEKREFTSWVKQEADLYLPEQSFTTLKNDKIQFQAFPDGSEDHSFDALVIDQTDGSLPSDQWDKLQSWLKSGKLQANQIFTLNLAEEWRNESNNWPIRPEHF